Proteins from a genomic interval of Paenibacillus sp. FSL H8-0048:
- a CDS encoding aldo/keto reductase, with protein MTEKNAPFTGGPTLNDGVTMPWLGLGVWQTKDGEEVIRAVKSAVETGYRSIDTAAGYNNEEGVGQAIRECGVPREELFITTKVRNPDQGYESTLKAFEVSRKKLGLEQVDLYLIHWPVAGKYKETWKALIHLQKEGLVKSIGVSNFQTHHLEDIIDDSGVVPVVDQVEFHPLLTQRELLKYAREHDIQLEAWSPLMQGNLDLPLLKELAERYGKTVAQIVLRWDLQQGVITIPKSVHPERIIENAGFFDFTLSDEDVKAIEELNQNHRFGPDPDNFNF; from the coding sequence ATGACTGAAAAGAACGCACCATTTACAGGCGGGCCTACCTTGAACGATGGAGTAACGATGCCGTGGCTGGGCCTCGGTGTATGGCAGACTAAGGATGGCGAAGAGGTTATCCGCGCCGTGAAGTCTGCGGTGGAGACGGGGTATCGCAGTATTGATACAGCGGCCGGCTATAACAATGAAGAGGGTGTGGGGCAGGCGATCCGTGAATGCGGCGTTCCCCGGGAAGAGCTGTTCATTACCACCAAGGTCCGCAACCCGGATCAGGGGTATGAATCGACCCTGAAGGCTTTTGAAGTCAGCCGCAAGAAGCTGGGTCTGGAGCAGGTAGATTTATACTTGATTCACTGGCCGGTGGCCGGCAAATATAAAGAGACCTGGAAAGCGCTGATCCATCTGCAAAAGGAAGGGCTGGTCAAATCCATCGGGGTGAGCAATTTCCAGACGCATCATCTGGAGGATATCATCGACGACAGCGGCGTGGTGCCAGTGGTAGACCAGGTGGAGTTCCATCCGCTGCTGACCCAGCGTGAATTGCTGAAATATGCGCGGGAGCATGATATCCAGCTGGAGGCCTGGAGTCCGCTTATGCAGGGGAATCTGGATCTGCCGCTGCTGAAGGAACTGGCGGAGCGGTACGGCAAGACGGTAGCGCAGATTGTTCTGCGCTGGGATCTGCAGCAGGGCGTCATCACCATTCCGAAGTCGGTCCATCCGGAGCGGATCATTGAGAACGCCGGCTTCTTTGACTTCACACTTAGCGATGAGGATG
- a CDS encoding cupin domain-containing protein translates to MTQKEISPLVETLGLQPHVEGGWYKRLWNSPFEIPKDTLGEAYSGPRASASSIYFLLHADETSDWHTVLSSEIWLYHSGSPIVLSLGGNGAEPENVTEVILGLDIAAGQQPQVVIPPGVWQAARPLGEEPALVSCIVSPEFHFDDFKLIDKK, encoded by the coding sequence ATGACGCAAAAAGAGATTTCCCCGCTCGTAGAAACCTTGGGGCTGCAGCCCCACGTGGAAGGCGGATGGTACAAGAGACTGTGGAATTCACCATTTGAGATTCCCAAGGACACGCTGGGAGAGGCATACTCGGGCCCGCGCGCTTCAGCTTCATCGATCTATTTCCTGCTTCATGCTGACGAGACTTCGGACTGGCATACGGTGCTGTCCTCCGAAATCTGGCTGTATCATTCCGGCAGCCCGATCGTGCTTAGTCTGGGAGGCAACGGCGCAGAGCCGGAGAACGTAACAGAGGTTATCCTGGGTCTGGATATCGCCGCGGGCCAGCAGCCGCAGGTAGTGATTCCTCCCGGTGTATGGCAGGCCGCGCGTCCGCTCGGCGAAGAGCCGGCACTGGTCTCTTGCATCGTATCGCCGGAGTTCCATTTTGACGATTTCAAGCTGATTGACAAGAAATAA
- a CDS encoding XTP/dITP diphosphatase has protein sequence MKSGSGVLIVATKNKGKVREFQHAFTPLGLTVKSMYDYPDLPDVVEDGATFAENAFKKSRAVGDALGLPVLADDSGLCVEALDGSPGVYSARYAGEAADDEANNLKLMSELERLKQGEDTGQPLLSPARFVCALSLYDPADGREWTAEGTVEGWITSEPAGAGGFGYDPLFYLPEYEKTMAELTLAEKQSISHRGTALRRLTEKLAAAQSSGQ, from the coding sequence ATGAAGTCCGGCAGCGGAGTTCTGATTGTCGCGACGAAGAACAAAGGTAAGGTGCGGGAGTTCCAGCATGCCTTTACTCCCCTGGGACTTACGGTCAAAAGCATGTATGACTACCCGGACCTGCCGGATGTGGTCGAGGACGGGGCCACTTTTGCCGAGAATGCCTTCAAGAAATCCCGCGCTGTAGGGGACGCTCTTGGACTGCCGGTGCTGGCAGACGATTCCGGTCTCTGCGTAGAGGCGCTGGACGGAAGTCCCGGCGTGTACTCGGCCCGCTATGCCGGTGAGGCGGCGGATGATGAGGCGAATAATCTGAAGCTGATGAGCGAGCTGGAACGGCTGAAGCAGGGCGAGGATACCGGACAGCCGCTGCTGAGTCCCGCCCGGTTCGTCTGTGCCCTGTCGCTCTATGATCCGGCGGACGGCCGGGAATGGACGGCTGAGGGGACGGTCGAAGGCTGGATTACCTCCGAGCCGGCGGGCGCCGGCGGTTTCGGTTATGACCCGCTGTTCTATCTCCCGGAATACGAGAAGACGATGGCTGAGCTGACGCTTGCGGAGAAGCAGTCGATCAGCCACCGCGGGACGGCGCTGCGGCGTCTGACCGAGAAGCTTGCTGCCGCGCAGAGCAGCGGTCAATAG
- a CDS encoding SPFH domain-containing protein, translating to MELVIIGIILVVVVVFIAMTIKIVPQQRVGVVERLGKFHRLLTPGLNILIPVIDQVRVYHDLRIQQANVPPQTVITKDNVQVQIDTIIFYQVVGPEEATYGISDYVYGVRNISTATMRQIIGKLELDETLSGREKISSDIRLALDEATEKWGVRIERVEVIDIKPPLDIQEAMDKQMKAERSKRAIVLEAEAAKQDMILRAEGDKQSKILKAEGDKEARIRQAEGLGQAQELEALGQAKAIEAVAMAEKARIAMIASAGLDERVLAYQSFEALTDMSKGPANKIFLPTSAVETLGSLGAIAEVFKAGKEGK from the coding sequence ATGGAATTGGTGATTATCGGAATTATTCTTGTTGTAGTCGTAGTATTTATCGCAATGACGATCAAGATTGTCCCGCAGCAAAGAGTTGGAGTTGTAGAGCGTCTGGGTAAATTCCACCGGCTGCTCACACCGGGTCTGAACATTCTGATTCCGGTCATTGACCAGGTGCGGGTCTATCATGACCTGCGGATTCAACAGGCGAATGTACCGCCGCAGACGGTAATCACGAAGGATAACGTACAGGTGCAGATCGATACGATTATCTTCTATCAGGTAGTGGGTCCGGAAGAAGCAACATACGGAATCTCCGATTATGTGTATGGGGTACGGAATATCTCCACAGCCACCATGCGTCAGATTATCGGTAAGCTGGAGCTGGATGAAACCTTGTCCGGCCGTGAAAAAATCTCCTCCGATATCCGTCTCGCGCTGGATGAAGCGACAGAGAAGTGGGGCGTGCGCATTGAGCGTGTCGAAGTGATCGACATCAAGCCGCCGCTTGATATTCAGGAAGCCATGGACAAACAGATGAAGGCAGAACGCAGCAAGCGTGCGATTGTCCTGGAGGCGGAAGCCGCCAAGCAGGATATGATCCTTCGTGCCGAAGGGGATAAGCAGAGTAAGATCCTGAAGGCGGAAGGGGATAAGGAAGCCCGCATCCGTCAGGCGGAAGGTCTCGGTCAGGCGCAGGAGCTGGAAGCCCTCGGCCAGGCCAAGGCAATCGAAGCAGTGGCGATGGCCGAGAAGGCACGGATTGCCATGATTGCCAGCGCAGGGCTGGATGAAAGAGTGCTGGCTTATCAGTCCTTTGAAGCCTTGACTGATATGTCTAAGGGACCAGCGAACAAAATATTCCTGCCAACCAGTGCAGTGGAAACGCTGGGCAGCCTGGGAGCCATTGCCGAAGTATTCAAGGCGGGCAAAGAAGGCAAATAA
- the rph gene encoding ribonuclease PH, with amino-acid sequence MRSNGRNEDQLRPITITTQTNKYAEGSVIIEMGDTKVICTATVDEKVPPFLKGQGKGWVTAEYSMLPRATQTRNQREAARGKLTGRTMEIQRLIGRALRSVVNLQALGERSITLDCDVIQADGGTRTASITGAFVAMAFAMNKLALQNKLTVFPITDYLAAISVGVVGDKTLLDLNYEEDSKAKVDMNVVMTGSGAFVEVQGTGEERPFTRQELDQLLGLGEKGIYELIAVQKEVLGAIALKIPAGQTGQEV; translated from the coding sequence ATGAGATCAAACGGACGCAACGAAGATCAGCTCCGGCCAATAACAATAACGACCCAGACCAACAAATATGCAGAAGGCTCCGTCATCATTGAGATGGGAGATACCAAGGTCATTTGTACGGCAACCGTGGACGAGAAGGTCCCGCCGTTTCTGAAAGGACAAGGCAAGGGCTGGGTAACCGCCGAATATTCGATGCTTCCCCGCGCGACCCAGACCCGCAACCAGCGTGAAGCCGCGCGCGGCAAGCTGACCGGGCGGACCATGGAAATCCAGCGTCTGATCGGACGGGCCTTGCGTTCGGTGGTGAACCTGCAGGCGCTTGGCGAACGCAGCATTACGCTGGACTGTGATGTGATTCAGGCGGACGGGGGAACGCGGACGGCTTCGATTACGGGCGCTTTTGTAGCGATGGCCTTCGCTATGAATAAGCTTGCCCTTCAGAATAAGCTGACGGTCTTCCCGATTACGGACTACCTGGCGGCTATCAGTGTGGGGGTCGTCGGCGACAAGACGCTGCTCGACCTGAATTATGAAGAGGATTCCAAGGCGAAGGTGGATATGAACGTGGTCATGACGGGCAGCGGCGCTTTCGTTGAGGTTCAGGGCACGGGCGAAGAGCGGCCGTTCACCCGCCAGGAGCTGGATCAGCTGCTCGGTCTCGGAGAGAAGGGAATCTACGAGCTGATCGCTGTGCAAAAAGAAGTCCTTGGCGCCATCGCGCTCAAAATCCCTGCCGGCCAGACCGGCCAAGAGGTGTAG
- a CDS encoding GerMN domain-containing protein encodes MKPVKHLRGASAACLLAVPLVLSGCSLFGSESAAVDPPPAAVEAQMLQVSGEDTLDTGVFGPASLDETDLSAGVKDTGAPAVAGERTTVYLEDQNGLLAPVALSFPKSEDTAMLKNSLTALVSKGDYASALPKGFQGVLPAGTKVNSVSVGQDHVAIVEFNSAFNDYDPADERKILEALTWTLTGQDDIKGVQLWVDGKKLNEMPLQGTPLDRPLSRTMGINLPKNNSLMMNSSAVTVYFAAASPDSGHQYYVPVTRFVPAGGDTVKAALSELIAGPQSENGLEMVMTQGTIVDSVKAGQNGVVTVSLTDDMFDGSTSIPEEMLESVVLTVAQNTDDSLVQIRLNGKDTVTGTNNVDYGQPVSAPEYVNELPL; translated from the coding sequence ATGAAACCTGTGAAACACCTCCGCGGGGCGTCAGCGGCTTGCCTGCTGGCCGTTCCGCTTGTGCTCTCCGGCTGCAGTCTGTTCGGTTCAGAATCCGCCGCTGTGGACCCGCCGCCCGCCGCCGTAGAAGCTCAAATGCTGCAAGTGAGCGGGGAAGATACGCTGGATACTGGTGTATTCGGGCCGGCCTCTCTGGATGAGACGGATCTGTCCGCCGGGGTGAAGGATACCGGTGCGCCTGCTGTAGCCGGGGAGCGGACCACTGTGTATCTGGAGGATCAGAATGGTCTGCTGGCTCCGGTGGCTCTGTCTTTTCCGAAAAGCGAGGACACAGCCATGCTGAAGAATTCCCTCACGGCACTGGTCAGCAAGGGGGATTATGCCTCTGCACTGCCTAAGGGTTTCCAGGGCGTACTGCCCGCAGGGACGAAAGTGAATAGTGTATCTGTCGGCCAGGACCATGTCGCCATTGTTGAATTCAACTCGGCGTTTAACGACTACGATCCTGCAGATGAACGCAAAATCCTAGAAGCGCTGACCTGGACACTGACCGGTCAGGATGACATCAAGGGAGTGCAGCTCTGGGTTGATGGCAAAAAGCTGAACGAAATGCCGCTGCAAGGCACACCGCTGGATCGTCCGCTGTCCCGTACGATGGGCATTAACCTGCCGAAGAATAACTCACTGATGATGAATTCCAGCGCAGTCACGGTCTATTTCGCAGCAGCTTCACCGGATAGCGGCCACCAGTATTATGTTCCGGTTACCCGCTTTGTACCCGCTGGCGGGGATACGGTGAAGGCGGCGCTGAGCGAGCTGATTGCCGGACCGCAGTCCGAGAACGGTCTGGAGATGGTCATGACGCAGGGGACGATAGTTGATTCTGTAAAAGCAGGGCAGAACGGGGTAGTCACCGTATCGCTGACCGATGATATGTTCGATGGCAGCACAAGCATTCCTGAGGAGATGCTGGAGTCGGTCGTGCTGACGGTGGCCCAGAATACAGATGATTCGCTGGTGCAGATCCGCCTGAACGGCAAGGATACCGTTACGGGCACCAATAATGTCGATTACGGACAGCCGGTCTCCGCGCCGGAATATGTGAATGAGCTGCCGCTTTAG
- a CDS encoding glycosyl hydrolase family 18 protein: MAFIKRKSFVLGLAAVLFLTLFSAFGANSRTVQAAGDYKIVGYYASWAAYGRAYNVTDIDPGKMNVINYAFADICWNGIHGNPDPTGPNPVTWSCQNEQGQAISVPNGTVVLGDPWIDAQKSFGDDKWDDPIKGNLKQLWKLKEKNANLKTMISVGGWTWSNRFSDVAATAATREVFASSSVDFIRKYKMDGVDLDWEYPVSGGLAGNSYRPEDKQNYILLLQKIREKLNAAGAADGKTYLLTIASGAGPTYIQNNNLSGIASVVDWINIMTYDFNGSWNPTTGHNAPLYYDPAAASSGLTEPANYNIDKAVTSYLSAGVPANKLVLGMPFYGRGWGGAPAAGNGQYQVSAGISQTGTWEKGNYDFSDLEANYINKNGYTRYWNNTSKVPYLYNPTNQTFISYDDAESIGYKASYLKSKGLAGAMFWETSGDRNKTLQTKLSAELGGGVVTPTATPVPTATVAPTATVKPSATPIATVAPTATVKPSATPTATVAPTATPGQCSTAAWSSTAVYTQGQQVSYGGLIYQAQWWTQGDRPDLSGAFGVWRVTGTCGNATPQPTATPLPTVSPSATPTIAPTSTPVVTPVPSATPGVAAWKAGTAYSVGSIVTFSGQSYTCLQAHTALAGWEPNVAPALWKLN; this comes from the coding sequence ATGGCCTTTATCAAAAGAAAATCCTTTGTGCTTGGCTTGGCGGCAGTCCTTTTCCTTACTCTTTTTTCGGCTTTTGGTGCAAATAGCAGAACTGTTCAGGCAGCCGGTGACTACAAGATTGTCGGCTATTATGCTTCCTGGGCCGCCTATGGGCGGGCTTATAATGTAACGGATATCGACCCTGGCAAAATGAATGTCATCAACTATGCCTTTGCCGACATCTGCTGGAATGGAATACACGGCAATCCCGACCCGACCGGACCGAATCCGGTTACCTGGTCCTGCCAGAACGAGCAGGGGCAGGCGATCAGCGTTCCCAATGGCACCGTAGTGCTGGGCGATCCCTGGATCGATGCCCAGAAAAGCTTCGGTGATGATAAATGGGATGACCCGATCAAGGGGAATCTGAAGCAGCTCTGGAAGCTGAAGGAGAAGAATGCGAATCTGAAGACCATGATCTCCGTCGGGGGCTGGACCTGGTCCAACCGCTTCTCGGATGTTGCTGCCACAGCGGCAACCCGTGAGGTATTCGCGAGCTCCTCCGTGGATTTCATCCGCAAATACAAGATGGACGGCGTCGATCTGGACTGGGAATACCCGGTCAGTGGCGGGCTTGCGGGCAACAGCTACCGTCCTGAGGATAAACAGAACTACATCCTGTTGCTCCAAAAGATCCGGGAAAAGCTGAATGCCGCCGGAGCTGCCGACGGCAAAACCTATCTCCTGACCATTGCCTCGGGTGCAGGTCCGACCTACATCCAGAATAACAATCTCAGCGGAATCGCCTCTGTGGTGGACTGGATCAACATTATGACCTATGACTTCAACGGCAGCTGGAACCCTACTACCGGCCACAATGCACCGCTGTATTATGATCCGGCTGCCGCTTCATCCGGATTGACCGAACCGGCGAATTATAACATCGACAAGGCGGTGACCAGCTATCTGAGTGCAGGCGTACCGGCTAATAAGCTGGTGCTCGGCATGCCGTTCTACGGCCGGGGCTGGGGCGGGGCTCCTGCTGCGGGCAACGGTCAGTATCAGGTATCTGCCGGGATCTCCCAGACCGGAACCTGGGAGAAGGGCAACTACGATTTCAGTGATCTGGAAGCCAATTATATCAATAAGAACGGCTACACCCGTTACTGGAACAACACCTCCAAGGTCCCTTATCTCTATAACCCGACCAACCAGACCTTCATCAGCTATGATGATGCCGAATCCATCGGCTACAAAGCCAGTTATCTCAAGAGCAAAGGCCTCGCCGGGGCAATGTTCTGGGAGACCAGCGGAGACCGCAACAAGACGCTGCAGACTAAGCTCAGTGCTGAGCTGGGCGGCGGAGTGGTAACTCCAACAGCTACGCCGGTGCCGACGGCGACGGTAGCGCCGACGGCTACGGTGAAGCCATCGGCTACGCCGATCGCGACAGTGGCACCGACGGCTACGGTGAAGCCATCGGCTACGCCGACCGCGACAGTGGCACCGACGGCAACGCCGGGGCAATGCTCTACGGCAGCCTGGAGTTCCACCGCTGTCTACACACAGGGCCAGCAAGTCTCCTATGGCGGGCTGATCTATCAGGCCCAGTGGTGGACGCAGGGAGACCGGCCGGATCTCAGCGGTGCCTTCGGAGTGTGGCGGGTGACCGGTACCTGCGGTAACGCTACCCCACAGCCGACAGCTACGCCACTCCCGACAGTAAGTCCTTCGGCTACGCCGACGATAGCGCCAACTTCAACTCCTGTAGTGACGCCAGTCCCTTCGGCTACGCCAGGCGTTGCTGCCTGGAAAGCAGGCACCGCTTATAGTGTCGGCAGTATCGTAACCTTCAGCGGGCAATCCTACACCTGCCTGCAGGCGCATACCGCCCTTGCCGGCTGGGAGCCGAATGTCGCGCCTGCGCTCTGGAAGCTGAACTAA
- a CDS encoding NfeD family protein has protein sequence MSMWVLWLIAAGVLFVVEMFTFTFYLLWLSLGALAAGLVALVLPDAWLLQVVAGSLLALVLTFFTKPLSERLRNARGFKDTGTEIIGRQGLVVEPIEPGRYGQVKIGGDTWSATSTVALGKGQQVIVVRRSTTIIEVERWGDMY, from the coding sequence ATGAGTATGTGGGTATTGTGGTTGATTGCCGCTGGCGTCTTGTTTGTTGTAGAGATGTTTACGTTTACATTCTATTTGTTATGGCTTAGCCTGGGAGCCTTGGCTGCCGGACTGGTTGCGCTTGTGCTGCCGGATGCATGGCTGCTGCAGGTTGTAGCGGGTTCGTTGTTAGCCCTGGTCCTGACGTTCTTCACCAAGCCATTGTCTGAGCGGCTGCGCAATGCGCGGGGCTTCAAGGATACGGGTACCGAGATTATCGGCAGGCAAGGTCTGGTCGTTGAACCGATTGAGCCTGGGCGTTACGGGCAGGTCAAGATTGGCGGCGATACATGGAGTGCAACCTCTACAGTCGCACTGGGCAAGGGTCAGCAGGTAATTGTAGTAAGAAGAAGCACGACCATTATTGAAGTAGAACGATGGGGGGATATGTACTAA